The Orrella daihaiensis genome contains the following window.
TAACGAACCGGCAAATGGGTCTCGATGTGGATTTAGGCGACCACCAGGTGGCAGCTCAGCAAACATCGCGGCTTTGACATACGGAATTTGCTTAAGCAGTCCAACAGTTTGCGGGCAGAGCTCTTCTGCGGAAGGGTGTTTGGCGTCGTACCACTTCAGGTAAAACCGTTTCCATCCGTACTTGAAAAAGGAGTTAAAACCGATATCGTCGTGTTTGTCTGGTGCTTTGATTTCTTTGAGTTGAGCCAGCTGTAATGCCTCGTCTCGGATGGTCTGCCAGTTGTCTTCGAGCAGCTTAAGCTCTGGCAGGCGCGACACCGGGACGTAAGGCGTTGTCGGTACCTTTGAAGTCAGTACCATCAATGCGTTGATGGGTGCCAAGATGATTGAATGATCAAGCAATTGCCGCTTGAGCGGCAGCCTGACTTGTCCGCGAAAGTGGGCTAGTAAAACCGAGCCTAGCCATAAAAAAAGAATCAGCCATTTCATGATGCGTTTGGACACTCCTTCGGTACAATCGACTGCATGTCAGACCCAACTACTACCCCATTTGTTCACCTGCGCGTTCACTCCGAGTTTTCGGTGGTGGACGGCATGGTTCGCATTGGCGATCTGGTCGACCGGGTGCGTGCGCTCAGCCAACCTGCTGTAGCCTTAACTGATTTGGGCAACGTGTTTGGCCTCATCAAGTTTTACAAGGCTGCACGTGCACAAGGGTTAAAGCCGATTGCCGGGTGCGACATTGGGCTAACCAATGAGGCTGACTTAAGCAAACCTTTTCGTATTTTACTATTGGTAGCCAACGATACGGGTTACAGAAGCCTGTGTGAACTGATTACACGCGCTTGGCTGGAAAATGCCCGCCAGGGGCGCGCCGAAATCAAACGGGAGTGGTTGCTTGACCCACAGGCCAATGAGGGGTTGATTGTGCTGTCTGGAGCCCGACATGGTGATGTCGGCCAGGCTTTGCTGGCAGGGCAAGCCGACTTGGCTCAGGAACTGGCCACGCAGTGGCAATGCGCGTTGCCCGGTCGATATTTTCTGGAATTGCAGCGTACTGACAACGTGGCCGATTGGCAGTGCACCGATGCGAGTCTTGCGTTGGCTGAATCGATTGGGCTTGCGGTAGTGGCGACTCACCCGGTGCAATTTTTGTCTGCAGACGATTTTCAGGCACATGAGGCGAGGGTTTGCATTGCTGATGGCGAGATCCTGACCAACCCCAATCGTCCCAAACGATTTACGCCAGATCAGTATTTGCGTACATCACAGGACATGGCGGAGCTTTTTAGTGATGTGCCATCCGCAATCGCCAATACGCTTGCAATCGCCAAACGCTGCACTTTGAATTTGACACTCGGTCAACCGCGGCTACCTGACTTCCCGACGCCAGACGGATTGTCGATTGATGATTACCTGGTCAAGTTGTCTCAGGATGGCTTAAATATAAGGCTTGAGCAACTGTTTGAGGATCCGGCTGAACGAGAGCGCCAGCGCCCGACCTATGAAGCCCGGCTTGACTGGGAGTGTCAGACGATCATCCAGATGGGGTTCGCAGGCTATTTTCTGATTGTGCAGGACTTCATTAACTGGGGTAAGAATAATGGTGTTCCTGTGGGTCCTGGTCGAGGTTCTGGAGCCGGCTCCTTAGTGGCATACAGCCTGGGCATCACTGATCTGGATCCAATACGCTATGACTTGCTTTTTGAGCGTTTTCTGAACCCTGAACGGGTATCCATGCCTGACTTTGATATCGATTTTTGTCAGGACAATCGCGAACGGGTGATTGATTACGTCAAACAAAAGTATGGTCGGCAAGCGGTCAGTCAGATCGCCACCTTCGGAACACTGGGTGCCAAGGCTGTCGTTCGCGATGCGGGGCGAGTGCTAGACATGCCTTACAGCCTGTGTGATGGGTTGTCGAAATTAATCCCATTTAACCCGGCTGACCCCTGGACACTTGAGCGGGCACTAGCCGATGAGCCGGCATTCAAAGCTCGCTATGAGCGTGAGGACGAGGTTAGGGCGTTAATCGATCTTGCGCGACCGCTTGAGGGATTAACGCGTAACGTGGGCATGCATGCAGGTGGCGTTCTCATTGCGCCTGGCAAGCTAACCGATTTCTGCCCCCTATATTGCCAGCCAGGTCAGGATGCCAGCGCCGTGTCGCAATACGACAAGGATGATGTCGAAGCCGCTGGCTTGGTGAAGTTTGACTTCCTGGGGCTGCGCAACCTCACCATTCTCGATTGGTCAGTCCGATATGTACGGCGCTTCAATGATGATTTGACCGACTTTGACATCATGAAGCTGACCCTGGATGACCCAATGGTCTACCAATTGCTGTGTGAGGGTAACACCACGGCAGTGTTTCAGCTTGAATCACGCGGCATGAAAGAGTTGCTTAAGAAGCTGCGACCAAGCAACTTTGAAGACGTCATTGCCGTGTTGGCGTTATATCGTCCTGGCCCCTTGGAATCGGGCATGGTCGATGATTTCGTGAATCGTAAGCACGGCAGAGCAGCGGTCGATTATTTCCACCCGGATTTGGAGCATACGCTTAAGAGCACGTACGGTGTCATCGTTTATCAAGAGCAAGTGATGCTCATTTCGCAGATCATCGGTGGCTACTCACTGGGCAGTGCCGATCTTTTGCGTCGCGCCATGGGTAAGAAAAAGCCTGAGGAAATGGCTAAACAGCGTGAGTTGTTTCAACAGGGCGCGGAAAAGAAGGGCCATGATCCGCAGTTGGCCGTCAAGCTATTTGATTTGATGGAGAAATTTGCGGGCTACGGTTTTAACAAGTCGCACTCGGCCGCCTATGCCTTAATCGCCTATCACACCGCTTGGCTCAAAGCACATCACCCGGCCGAGTTTTTGGCGGCCACACTGTCATCGGATATGGATGACACCGACAAAGTGCAGATTTTTTGGCGCGACTGCATTGCCAATGGCGTTAAAGTGTTGCCACCGGATGTCAATGCGTCGGGTTATCGGTTTGAGCCAGTCAAGGACGAGCATAGCGCTGCGGGCAAGCCTCCCCGAACGATCCGTTATGGTTTGGGGGCCATTAAAGGCGTTGGCCAGGCGGCGATCGAGGAAGTCATTCGGGCGCGTGATGCTCAGGGCGCATACGTATCGTTGGCCGACTTTTGCAATCGTATTAATCGGCAGATTGTCAATCGGCGGGCAATAGAGTCCATGATTCGAGCAGGTGCCTTTGATCCAATCGACGCCAATCGCGCTGCTTTGTTGGCAACCCTACCCAAGGCGATAGAAGCTGCTGAGCAAGCAGCGCGTAGTGCTAGCCAGGCATCGCTTTTTGGTGATGATGCCGGCGAGGTGGTCGCTGTCGAGCTCGCCAAAATAGCCCCATGGGATTTACGGCGTCGCCTCATTGAAGAGAAGGCTGCGCTTGGTTTCTTTTTTAGTGGGCACATGTTTGATGCGTGGCATGATGAGGTCCGTAGAGTAGTGACCAAGCCCTTATCAAAAATTTCACCATCACGCGACAACCAGTGGTTGGCAGGTACGATTGCTTCGGTCAGAACGCAAATGACTCGACGCGGCAAGATGCTGTTCGCGACGCTTGATGACGGTACAGCGCAGATTGAAGTGGCGCTATTTAATGAGCTCTATGAAGCAAATCGGCACCGCTTGCGTGAAGATCATTTGCTCGTGGTCAGTGGTCGTGTATCTCTAGACGAATACTCAGGTGGCCTAAGGGTGTCGGTCGATGAAATATTCGATCTGCAAGCCATGCGTGAATCGCGCGCTCGTGCCCTGAAAATCGAGCTCAATGGCAATGCCGATGCCAAACGACTTGAGCAGTTGCTTGAACCCTATCGCGCTCCAAATGCTGAGCAAGGCATGGTTGTTGAAGTTGTCTACCAAACCAAAGGTGCACAATGTGTTGTGCGTTTGGGCGAGCATTGGCGAGTTCATGTTCCAGACGAGTTGATCGGCGAACTGGCTAAATGGGTCGATGCCAGTCATGTTGAGATACGTTACTGAGTCGGTGCAACGCTGGCGCGACCGGTTGCGTCGGCGCCTAGCTATTTGGATATGGGACAGGCCCAACCGTCAGGATGGTGTCTTTCAAGACCGAGTGGTCTTCATACGTTGGGATGCCAAGCTCGGGGACACAATTGTCCTGTCTTGGGTTTTGCGTGCGCTTGAGCGGCAACGCCCTGATCTTGAAATTGTCGTGATTACTGGTGAGTCACTCGAGGACTTGTACCGTTGGGGTTATGGCATTGACTCTGTTTATCGGGCAAGCAAGCGCCATGGGTTCAAGAGCCTAAGATCGATCGTTTCAAAGCTGGAGCGTCCACGTTATGTTGTGCATTTGAGCATGGCCTGGCGCGCACGAGATTTATGGTTTGTACACCATCTGAAGCCGCGGCACGTTGTCGGGCTTGATGATGAGCTTAGAATGGTTGATGTCAAGCTTGGCCAACGATCGCTCGGCTTGCACTTTGCCGACAAACTTGTACCTTGGCTTGAACAGATCGGCGTCGATGTCAATTCAAGGCGATATTCGATACCGAGAATCCCCGAGGCTGGTCACCGGGTTGATCTATGGTGGCCAAAGGGCAAGGTTATCGGCGTGTGCCCCTATGGGGCAAGTCGCAAGAAGTATCTAAATGATGTCTGGTTTGAGTCAATCGTGCGCGGGCTGCTGGCAAATCAATTTAATGTGGTTGTGCTGGTGTTGCCCGACCATCACGCGGTCGTGCAAAACATGATTCACAAGCACGCCTGGCAACAGCGAGTGTTTTTGAATCCGGATAAGTCGTCCGTGTACGATCTCTTTGAGCAAGTTGCTCGTTGCGATGGCGTGGTGTCAGTTGACACAGCTGTTGTTCATATTGCCGTGGGTTTTGAGCGTCCACTGGTGGCCATTTACAACTCTTCAGGCATCGAGTTTGATCACTGGCATCCGAACAGTTCTAAAGCACTGGTCCTTCGGGGCGCGTCTGATTTAAGTCAGATCGATAATGGTCTGTCTCAGATGGAGCTGGCGAGAGCTTTGCAGTATTTGCGATGCAACATTTAGGCGCTACGCCAAACATCGAACGCTAATCAAGTAGCGCGCCTGTCAGCAGGATGAGGCTGACTCATCTGAAGCATCGCCCAAAACAACACAAAGAAAAGTGTGACAAAGTGCGGGACGACCGTGTAGAACATGCCCACGATCAGCAGGTTCATGAGCAAGATCGATGGCGTCGGATTGCTGTTAATGATGTGCCAACTAAATCGGGTGCATAGCCAAATTAGATAAATAGTCATGGCTAGCGTCCACAAAACACCATGCCTCAGTGCGTTGTCTATGTAGGTGTTGTGGGTGTCACCTGTCGGGTACCCGTAGCCTGTTAATCGGGAGCGGTCCGCATCGTTATATGGCATGGTCTCAAAAAATGCCACCTGCTTTGCATCATAACTTTGAGCCCCTCCGCCCACGATGAATTCGACGGGGTCGTCCTTGGCCAGTTGATTTAGATGAGCAATGCCAATTTGCCACAATTGCAGGCGAATCCAATTGGAGCTGTTGGTTGTGGTATTGAAAACCGAAGCAAACCGCTCGATTACCGGCTGGGCTTTTTGCTCCAGGGTGGTTAGGACTAGAGTGCTGGCTATTACACCAGTGATTAATCCAAAGAGCACCAGCTTTTTATTAGGCTTAAAAAACACAAAGTAGATGGCTAGGCTAAGTAAGGCACCGATCCAGGGTGCCCGACCACCGGCCAGCACAAGCATGAGCAGGGCCAAGGCTGTGGTGCCAAGATGGATGACGCGTTGAGCATTGCTTGCTCCTGTCCATTTAAAACTGAGCACCATGAAGGCAAAAAACAAACCGAGCAATGAGTCCCATGTGCCTTGTGGCCATGGTCCTTGCATTCGATCGCCAAAGTTCAATTGCCATTGGTATTCATTGAGCGTCAAAACCGAGGCAATCCAAAAGCCTGTGATCAATCCAGCCATGGCAATGTTTCGATTCAGTTGCCTAGACAATGCAAATACGAAAAAGACGACAGCAGGCAGGAATAATGTCTTACGGGCCATCCATGTGATGTCCTGAAACTGCTCGGCACCAATACTGGCAGTGATTAAGCCAAGCAAGAAGATCGCTAACGACACTTTGGTGATTCGGTTGTTCCAAACCATGTGTCGGTAATCGGGTTGTATCGCACAACGCACCATCAGATAGAGCGTGATGGCGCCGGATGCAACGTACATCCCGGGCTTCCATACAAACACAGACACTGCAAATAGCAGGGTCAAAAAAGATTCAAAATGCTCGAAGCTAAGTTTGGTGTTCATGCGCTAATTGGCTGTTGTCGCCAGTTTTATTGGTTGCGATGTGGCAACCGAACTATAAGCGATGCATCTGGTGGTCGGTGGATCATCAAGATGAACCAACCAGATTCGTTAGCCAATAGATCACCAATCCCGCGTACTCTTTGATGATGCTTCGACTGGCCAAAAGTGTATGCAGGTCGGGTGACCAATTGGTTTGTGGGGTTGAGCCGTCCAATCTAATTTGAGGTGGTAACGCAGCAGGAGTCACCGCGACGGAGGTGCCATCAAAAGCAGCCATGGCTCGGGGCATGTGCAGTGCAGAGGTGACTAACAACACTCGATCGAGATTGAGTTTTTTTAATGTTTTTTGCGTGAGCTCTGCATTTTCGAGGGTGCTTTGGCTCTCTGTTTCCTGCACAATGGCCTGTGCGGGTATACCGGCCCTTTCAAGAGAGCGGGCCATGCTTGCGGTGTCGCTGATATTGCCTTCTAGCGCTCCGCCAGAAAGCACAATCAGCGGTGCTCGATCAGCTTTATAGAGATCCGCCGCCAAAGATTCCCGGCCAACGACATTGATTCGGTCGTAGGGCTCGAACCAGTTTCGACGATTGCCCTGGATGTGGCCACCGAGTACGACGATAGCCTGCGCTTGGGGGTATGCCGCTGGTTCACGAGCCGGATAGCGATGCTCCAACCATCCACCTGAGAACACAGTGGTGATGGGCAGCGACCACAATAGCACCCAGGCCAACCCGAATAACAAGCAGGTAATCGCCAGTATCCGGCGCTTGATCAGCAGCAGAAGTACTGCAAGCACAACGAGAGCTACCAGTACGTTGGGTGGAAATAGCAAGCTGTATGCCAAGCTACTGACCATGGCGAATGTCTATAGTTTATTGATCAATATTCTGTGATTTTGCAAGCATCTGCCTTACTTTTGCAAAGACTTCATGTAAGTCAGGCCAGCATCCGTTTGTACCCAGTCTTTCGGCTTGCGCTGACCGGGCAGCTGTGATGCTGGGATCGGTTACCCCAAAAAGGGTGAGTTGTTGCGCATCGGCCACGGCTGCCAAGTGTGAAACGCCCGAATCATTACAAACCACCAAGCTAGACAATTGAGTCAATGCGCAGAACTGCCGCAGGGATAGCGGATCAAGCAAAGTGGTGTCTGGACACGCTCGTTTGGCTTGTTCACGCTCTTGTGGGGGAGGACACATCGCCACTGCGGTGCCCTCAGACCTCAGTAACCTAGCAAGCTCAGCAAAATATGGCCATACTTTGACTTTACCGTGGTGTGTGCCCGTAGCCGTGGGGGCAAGCAAAACAAAGTTTCTCGGTGTTAGGCCATGCGCTATAAGATTGGTTTGAGCTACATCGAGGTCTTGCGCACTCGTGGTCAAGGTGACCATAGGTGTCTCAGCGTGCGCGTGAGCCAGCAGGGGGCTCTGAATGTGCCAGGTCAGCAGGGCCTGCCTGGTCAGTAGCCACCATTTTTCGGCGGCGTGTATTGAGTGATCTGGCTTTTTGACAGGCCAGCGCAGCAATAGACTGCGACCGTCATCTCGATAACCGATTGATTTGATACCTGCGAACCGAAATAGGGCTGCACTAGAGAGCGAATCTGGCAAAACTAGACCCAATGCGCTGTGTCTGGTTGCCGCCGTCAGATTCTTGATGGATCGGTAGTCCGACCGGAAGTTGCCTGACACAGCAATAAAGTGTTGCGGCGCGTACTCCTTGACGAGGTCTTCTGCCCAGGCACGGGCGCATACAATCAGAGGGTGTCCAGTTAGAGACAACGCTTTCAGGCAGGGAAGGCTCATACAGACATCGCCAACCCAGTTAGGCAGGCGAACGATGATTGGCGAATTCGCGTGTGCAGATTTAGTCACTATCAATTTGGCCTGTGCGCAGCGTAGGGCAGTGGTCGTTACAATCCAGACTTTATGGACTGACGCCATTATGGCGGCAGGCTCGGGTTTGTTCAAATGAAAGGTTCAAGTTGAAAGAGGCTAATGCCAATCCGCATACTGACCACCCTTTAAAAAGCGCTGTTTGGGGTCGTATTTATTCGCGAGTCGGAAAATTCTGGAAAGCGTTGGCAGCTGCGGCATTCTTCATGGCAATCGCGGCAGCTACACAGCCCACCCTGGCTGTGGCGATGAAGCCCTTGTTAGATGAAGGTGTAAGCGGTGCTAAACCGGGCTATGTCTGGCAGATTCCGCTTGCAATCGTGGCATTGGTATTGCTTCGAGGCATCTGTGCCTTTGTGAGTGATTATTTGCTCGCCTGGGTCGCTAACCACATGCTGCTCGGTTTGCGCCGCGATATGTTCGACCGGTTGCTGTCCCTGCCCGATGATGAATTCAAAAAGGGCGATAGCGGGCGACTAATGAATCGTTTTACGGTCGACGCAGGCAACATCACATTTACGGCCACTAGCGTTGTCACCGTGTTGGTTCGTGAGACGCTGGTTGTGATTTCACTGCTGGCAGTGCTGTTCTATATGTCTTGGCAATTAACACTGATTATTTTGGTGGTGATGCCAACATCGATCTTTATTTCCCGTTTATTCATGAAGCGCCTTCGGCGTATTAACCGTGAGACCATCAGTAGCAATGCTGGTCTTGCTGATGTGGTCTCTGAGGGCATCTCTGGGCAGCGAGTTATCAAGTTATTCGACGGGTATGAAGTAGAGCGAGACCGTTTCAGCCATGTGAACGGGCAGTTACGCCGCCACCAGATGCGCACTGCCATCGCCGACTCTGCGTTACGTTCAATTGCGCAAGTCATCATCGCGGTGGCCGTGGCACTGGCTATCGGTGTGGCCTTAAACGAGACCACATCAGGGGTGTTATCCGTGGGCAGCTTTGCGGCATTTATGGCCGCTTTGGCGCAGATTTTTGATCCGGTTAAACGACTAACCAGTGTGCTGAGCAATATGCAAAAGATGCTGGCTTCAGCAGAAAGCGTTTTCGACTTGATCGATAAGGCTGGCGAGGATGTCGTCACCGGGGGGGATTTCCCGGCAGTGGTGCGTGGGCGCGTCGAGTTTGCCGGTGTAACCCATCGGTTTGAAGACGCTGAACGAGATACATTGAGCGATATCTGGCTGACGGTTGAGCCCGGTGAAATTGTTGCCCTGGTGGGCCGATCCGGAAGTGGCAAAACAACTTTGGTCAACACCTTGGCTCGTTTTGTGACTCCAAGCTCTGGTGCCGTACGTATCGACAGTGTGGACATTCAGACGTTGTCACTTAAGCACCTGCGTGCCAGGTTATCGCTCGTCAGTCAGGATGTTGTTTTGTTTAACGGCACGATTGCGAGCAACGTCGCTTACGGTGCCTTGCATGATGTGACTGATGCGCAGGTAACGGACGCGCTCGCCGCGGCTAACCTGCTTGACTTCGTCAACGGCTTGCCCGATGGCATTCAAACACAGGTCGGAGAAAACGCGACCAGGCTATCGGGCGGGCAGCGGCAACGTTTGGCTATTGCCAGGGCGTTGATCAAGAATGCGCCGATTTTGATTCTGGATGAGGCAACCTCTGCCCTAGACAATGAGTCTGAGCGCCAAGTACAGACTTCACTTGAGACCTTAATGAATGGGCGCACGACCTTGGTTATCGCGCACCGGCTTTCAACCGTCCAGAATGCAAATCGGATTGTGGTGCTTGATCACGGGCGCATCATCGAAAGTGGCTCGCATCAGGAGTTGTTGGCTGTTGATGGCGCTTATGCTGCACTCTTTAAGATGCAGTTCGCAGGGGATCAGGAGCAGGTTGATTAACGACCTTAGATCAACACAATGTCGTACTGCTCCTGCGTGCAGGTCGTCGATACTTCTAGAGAAATCGGTTTGCCAATATGCTCGCTTAGTTGGGCTAACTGCTGGCTTTCTTCGTCGAGGAACAGGTCAATCACTGACTGGGACGCGAGGATACGGTACTCCCGTGGGTTGAACTGTCGTGCCTCACGCATGATTTCGCGCAAGATTTCATAGCAAACGCTGCGAGCGGTGAGGATCTGGCCGCGGCTTTGGCAGGTGGGGCAAGACTCACACAAATGATGTGATAACGCGTCGCGTGTGCGTTTGCGGGTCATTTCGACAAGACCGAGGGGGCTAAATTCACTCACTGTTGTGCGGGTTCGGTCCTGAGCCAAGGCTTGTTTGAGCGTGTCCAGTACCGCGCGCTGGTGTTCAGCTTCATGCATATCTATAAAATCGATGACGATGATGCCGCCTAGGTTGCGTAGTCTTAATTGGCGGGCGATTGCGTGAGCGGCTTCCAGGTTGTTTCTAAATATCGTGTCATCGAAATTGCGCCCGCCCACGAAACCGCCAGTGTTCACATCAATGGTAGTGAGCGCTTCAGTCTGATCAATAATGAGATAGCCACCAGACTTCAGATCTACCCGGCGAGATAGCGCTCTTTTTAGCTCCTCTTCGACATTGGCCAGATCAAATAAGGCCCGCTCTCCCTCGTAGTAGGTGATCTTGGCGCTGACCTGAGGCGTATAGGTATCGGCCCAGACTTGCATGTCGCGTGCGGTTTGCGCGCAGTCCACCAGTATTCTGTGAGTTCTAGGGCTGACAACGTCGCGCAAGACGCGCTCGGGTAATGTCAGGTCCTGATAGAGCAGGGCAGGTACCGTGCAGGATTTCGCGTTTGTTTGAATGTTTTGCCACAGACGCATCAGGTATTCAATATCTGTCTTTAGAGCCTCATCGCTGGCATCTTCGGCTTGTGTGCGAACAATGAAACCACCCTTGCAGTCCTCTGGCATCAGTGACTGCACGCGCTCGCGCAACACTTGTCTTTCTTGCTCTGATTCAATTCGCTGCGATACCCCGATGTGTGGGTCATGTGGCAGATACACCAGCAAGCGCCCGGCCAAGCTGATCTGAGTCGAGAGCCGAGCGCCTTTCGTGCCAAGAGGATCTTTTATGACCTGCACCATCACCGTTTGCCCCTCAAAGAGCAATTTCTCAATCGGTGTCGTGGTTGTGCCAGCAAGTCGCTCTAGTCGGTTCTCGCGTACGTCGGCGATGTGAATGAACGCTGCTCGGTCAAGACCTATGTCGATGAATGCACTTTGCATGCCCGGCAACACTCTGGCGACTTTGCCAAGCCGAACGCTACCCACTTGCCCGAGTTGAATGTTGCGCTCTAAATGAAGCTCTTGTACCGTGCCCTGACAGACCAGGGCGACTCGGGTCTCAAACGGAGTGACATTGATGAGGATATCTTCAGTGGATGGGTCCATTTGGGCTTTGTTTTGTTCAAAGGATTTGATCTCTGTGATTAGAGTCTAGCCCTATTCGGGCTAACCCGGAGTTTTAATTTGACAACCGCCAAAAACGCGTTCATAATCTCGTTTCTTCGCTGCTTGAACAAACGCATCGGAAACGAGGCAAAATCAAGTTGCGAAAGTAGCTTACTGGCTACTCCGTTCTTTAACAACGAAACAACCGATAAGTGTGGGCACTTGTTGTCTGTAGGCGTTGGGTGTTCTGGGTAGTGACTTGGTGTTGGGTTTACTTGACATGGGGTGGCTATCTGGAGGCGCGATGACCACAAGTAAATAGCAAGTGCTCACGAAGAAGAAGCAAGGTAAGGAAGTCTCTTTGGAGAGATTTGGTAGATGACTTGTTTGTTTCTTTGAGTGAAGCGAGGTCTGTGCTGTGATAGGTGCAGGCCAACCAAACAGAGATTGAACTGAAGAGTTTGATCCTGGCTCAGATTGAACGCTAGCGGGATGCTTTACACATGCAAGTCGAACGGCAGCGCGGACTTCGGTCTGGCGGCGAGTGGCGAACGGGTGAGTAATGTATCGGAACGTGCCCAGTAGCGGGGGATAACTACTCGAAAGAGTAGCTAATACCGCATACGCCCTACGGGGGAAAGGGGGGGATCTTAGGACCTCTCACTATTGGAGCGGCCGATATCGGATTAGCTAGTTGGTGGGGTAAAGGCCTACCAAGGCTGCGATCCGTAGCTGGTTTGAGAGGACGACCAGCCACACTGGGACTGAGACACGGCCCAGACTCCTACGGGAGGCAGCAGTGGGGAATTTTGGACAATGGGGGCAACCCTGATCCAGCCATCCCGCGTGTGCGATGAAGGCCTTCGGGTTGTAAAGCACTTTTGGCAGGAAAGAAATCGCATGGGTTAATACCCTGTGTGGATGACGGTACCTGCAGAATAAGCACCGGCTAACTACGTGCCAGCAGCCGCGGTAATACGTAGGGTGCAAGCGTTAATCGGAATTACTGGGCGTAAAGCGTGCGCAGGCGGTTCGGAAAGAAAGATGTGAAATCCCAGGGCTTAACCTTGGAACTGCATTTTTAACTGTCGAGCTAGAGTGCGTCAGAGGGGGGTGGAATTCCGCGTGTAGCAGTGAAATGCGTAGAGATGCGGAGGAACACCGATGGCGAAGGCAGCCCCCTGGGATGACACTGACGCTCATGCACGAAAGCGTGGGGAGCAAACAGGATTAGATACCCTGGTAGTCCACGCCCTAAACGATGTCAACTAGCTGTTGGGGCCTTCGGGCCTTGGTAGCGCAGCTAACGCGTGAAGTTGACCGCCTGGGGAGTACGGTCGCAAGATTAAAACTCAAAGGAATTGACGGGGACCCGCACAAGCGGTGGATGATGTGGATTAATTCGATGCAACGCGAAAAACCTTACCTACCCTTGACATGTCTGGAATCCTGAAGAGATTTAGGAGTGCTCGCAAGAGAACCGGAACACAGGTGCTGCATGGCTGTCGTCAGCTCGTGTCGTGAGATGTTGGGTTAAGTCCCGCAACGAGCGCAACCCTTGTCATTAGTTGCTACGAAAGGGCACTCTAATGAGACTGCCGGTGACAAACCGGAGGAAGGTGGGGATGACGTCAAGTCCTCATGGCCCTTATGGGTAGGGCTTCACACGTCATACAATGGTCGGGACAGAGGGTTGCCAACCCGCGAGGGGGAGCTAATCCCACAAACCCGATCGTAGTCCGGATTGCAGTCTGCAACTCGACTGCATGAAGTCGGAATCGCTAGTAATCGCGGATCAGCATGTCGCGGTGAATACGTTCCCGGGTCTTGTACACACCGCCCGTCACACCATGGGAGTGGGTTTCACCAG
Protein-coding sequences here:
- a CDS encoding YdcF family protein: MVSSLAYSLLFPPNVLVALVVLAVLLLLIKRRILAITCLLFGLAWVLLWSLPITTVFSGGWLEHRYPAREPAAYPQAQAIVVLGGHIQGNRRNWFEPYDRINVVGRESLAADLYKADRAPLIVLSGGALEGNISDTASMARSLERAGIPAQAIVQETESQSTLENAELTQKTLKKLNLDRVLLVTSALHMPRAMAAFDGTSVAVTPAALPPQIRLDGSTPQTNWSPDLHTLLASRSIIKEYAGLVIYWLTNLVGSS
- a CDS encoding glycosyltransferase family 9 protein — protein: MSLPCLKALSLTGHPLIVCARAWAEDLVKEYAPQHFIAVSGNFRSDYRSIKNLTAATRHSALGLVLPDSLSSAALFRFAGIKSIGYRDDGRSLLLRWPVKKPDHSIHAAEKWWLLTRQALLTWHIQSPLLAHAHAETPMVTLTTSAQDLDVAQTNLIAHGLTPRNFVLLAPTATGTHHGKVKVWPYFAELARLLRSEGTAVAMCPPPQEREQAKRACPDTTLLDPLSLRQFCALTQLSSLVVCNDSGVSHLAAVADAQQLTLFGVTDPSITAARSAQAERLGTNGCWPDLHEVFAKVRQMLAKSQNIDQ
- the msbA gene encoding lipid A export permease/ATP-binding protein MsbA translates to MKEANANPHTDHPLKSAVWGRIYSRVGKFWKALAAAAFFMAIAAATQPTLAVAMKPLLDEGVSGAKPGYVWQIPLAIVALVLLRGICAFVSDYLLAWVANHMLLGLRRDMFDRLLSLPDDEFKKGDSGRLMNRFTVDAGNITFTATSVVTVLVRETLVVISLLAVLFYMSWQLTLIILVVMPTSIFISRLFMKRLRRINRETISSNAGLADVVSEGISGQRVIKLFDGYEVERDRFSHVNGQLRRHQMRTAIADSALRSIAQVIIAVAVALAIGVALNETTSGVLSVGSFAAFMAALAQIFDPVKRLTSVLSNMQKMLASAESVFDLIDKAGEDVVTGGDFPAVVRGRVEFAGVTHRFEDAERDTLSDIWLTVEPGEIVALVGRSGSGKTTLVNTLARFVTPSSGAVRIDSVDIQTLSLKHLRARLSLVSQDVVLFNGTIASNVAYGALHDVTDAQVTDALAAANLLDFVNGLPDGIQTQVGENATRLSGGQRQRLAIARALIKNAPILILDEATSALDNESERQVQTSLETLMNGRTTLVIAHRLSTVQNANRIVVLDHGRIIESGSHQELLAVDGAYAALFKMQFAGDQEQVD
- the rng gene encoding ribonuclease G — translated: MDPSTEDILINVTPFETRVALVCQGTVQELHLERNIQLGQVGSVRLGKVARVLPGMQSAFIDIGLDRAAFIHIADVRENRLERLAGTTTTPIEKLLFEGQTVMVQVIKDPLGTKGARLSTQISLAGRLLVYLPHDPHIGVSQRIESEQERQVLRERVQSLMPEDCKGGFIVRTQAEDASDEALKTDIEYLMRLWQNIQTNAKSCTVPALLYQDLTLPERVLRDVVSPRTHRILVDCAQTARDMQVWADTYTPQVSAKITYYEGERALFDLANVEEELKRALSRRVDLKSGGYLIIDQTEALTTIDVNTGGFVGGRNFDDTIFRNNLEAAHAIARQLRLRNLGGIIVIDFIDMHEAEHQRAVLDTLKQALAQDRTRTTVSEFSPLGLVEMTRKRTRDALSHHLCESCPTCQSRGQILTARSVCYEILREIMREARQFNPREYRILASQSVIDLFLDEESQQLAQLSEHIGKPISLEVSTTCTQEQYDIVLI